Below is a genomic region from Salvelinus sp. IW2-2015 unplaced genomic scaffold, ASM291031v2 Un_scaffold7211, whole genome shotgun sequence.
atcactacttatttttgtaagaagtgttgacaaactgaatgcaccgagctgtctgtttgacttactggcacacagctcagaaacCCATgcgtaccccacaagacatgccaccagaggtctgtttaaactactggcacacagctcagacacccatgcataccccacaagacatgccaccagagtccgcaagtccagaacagactatgggaggcgcacggtactacatagagccatgaatacatggaactctattcctcatcaagtaactgatacagcagtagaatcagatttaagaaacagataaaaatacaccttatggaacagcggggacctgtgaagagacacacacaggcacagacacacatacacatgataagacatgcactctacacacacgtacacatggatgttgtattgtaaatatgtgatagtggagtagtggcctgagggaacacactacatggatgttgtattgtagatatgtgagagtggagtagtggcctgagggaacacactacatggatgttgtattgtagatatgtgagagtggagtagtggcctgaggaaaCACgctacatgtattgtgtaaagtgttatgaaatataatgtcatgtaatattttaaactgtatataactgccttagaCCTGATGTCCtggataaattcccaatctggaccTCATCCCATCATGGCTACccaatcatccccagcttccaattggctcattcatcctccctcctctcccctgtaactattccccaggttgaagatgtaaattagaatgtgttctcagtcaatttaccttgTAAAATAAGGYTAAACTATATAGACATGCAGTACMTACAGCTACAGTATAAGCACATATGTTAAATGGTTATCCTCTTTACKYMYSATTCAAATGAGTCTCGCCAGCAGGGTTTGTCTACAATGAGCTAGTTTAGTATTCCATGGAATTCTCTCTCCCATTCATCTCCACTCGATCGAGGGATCAAATGATCCTAAATGGCAGGAAATTAGCATTGTTGCCAAGGGAATGCCAACgctgtgtgtgatagagagagagatagagcataTCCAATAACACAATGTTGATCATCCTGATTCAGCTGGCACTGGGGCGAAggtggcagagagggagggaaggagagatgtggGGAGCGGGACAGAGCAGGGAGAAGTGCAGACATGGTAACGGGAGACCGAGGAACCGATACAATtgatttattaaggatccccattagttcctgtcaaggcagcagctacgtCTGCCTAGGGTTTATTAAGATCCCCTTAGtctcaagcagcagctactcttcctggggtatttAAGGATCACCCAtgtagttcctgtcaaggcagcagctaccctGCCTGGttttattaagatccccattTAGTCCGTCAAgcagcaagctactcttcctgcggcgtttattaaggatccccattagttccttcaaGGCAGCAGCACCCGCCTGGGTTATTAAGGACCCATAGTCCTGCAAGGcagccagctactcttcctgggtttattaagatccccatagtttcctgtcaaggcagccAGCGACTCTGCCTGGggttattaaggatccccattagttcctgtcaaggcagcaccACCCTGCCTTGCGggttattaaggatccccattattcctgtcaaggcagcagctacttcttcCGGGTTTTATTTTTTCTAAGTAAGAATCGCCCCATTAGTCCTTCAAGGCAAGCAACTACTCTGCCTGGGCTTGATTAAAGgaaccccattagttcctgtcaaggccgCAGACTACTCTGGCctggtttattaaggatcccattagttcctgatcaaggcagcagctactctgccTGGGGTTTATTGAAGGATCCCCATTTagtcctgtcaaggcagcagctactcgcCTGGGTGTTATTAAGGATCCCCTTAGTTcgctgtcaaggcagcagctactcttgctGCGGGTTTATAAGGATCCCCCATtgagttcctgtcaaggcagcagctactctgccGGGCGTTTAGTAAGGATTCCCATTGAGTTCCTGGTCATGCAGCAGCTACTCGCCTGCGGTTTATATtaaggatcccattagttcctgttcaAGCCAGCGCTTACTCGCCTGGTGTTATTAAgatccccatttagttcctgtcaaggcagagCTAACTCTGCCTGGGGTTTATTAAATGCCCATTAGTCCTGTCAAGCCAGCAAGCTACTCGCCTGGGTTTATTAGGATCACACAcatagttcctgtcaaggcagcaagCTACTCTCCTGAGTATTATtgagatccccattagttcctgtcaaggcagcactaCTCTGCCTGGGgtttattaagatccccattagttcctgtcaaggcagcgcTACCTGCACTGGGCGATTTATTATGAGATCCCCATTATGTCCTAGTCAAGCAGCAGCTACCTCTGCCGGGGTTTATTAAGgattccccattagttcctgcagaGCAACAGCTACTCTGCCTGGcgttattaggatcccattagtcctgtcaaggcagcagctaccctGACTGGTTTatttaaggatccccattagttccgtcaaggcagcagctaccctGCCTGgtattattaggatccccattagtctcCTGCTAAGGGGGCAGCAGCTACCCTCTGCCTTGGgcgtttattaaggatccccatatAAAATTCCTGTCAAGGCACGCTACCCTGCCTGGTTTATTagagatccccattagttcctgtcagcaGCAGCTACTCTGCCTGGGGTttataaggatccccattagttcctgtgcAAGCAGCAGCTACCCTGGATTTAGACCCTTTTCTTTCATTCTCCGTAAAATGacaaacccaaatctaactgcctgtagctcaggcctagCAAGATATGCGTATTCTTTGGTACCATTGAAGAAAACAGCGGTGTGAAGTTTATGAGAATATGGAAagatgtagtagaatataacacaatagatctggtaaaagataatacaaagaacaaaacaaccgttcttttgtttgcacatcatctttgaaatgcaagagaaagccaTAAGTTAATTCTAGCCAAGGTGCAACtaagattttggccactagatggcatcagtgtatgtgcaaagtttagagctgatccaatgaaccattcaTTCCTGTTAATTTtgttcaagactgcccaaatgtggccaatttgtttatttaatgacattttcatgttcaaaattgtgtactctcctcaaacaTAAGCATTGATTCTTTcaatgtaatagctactgtaaattggacagcgcagttaaattaacaagaatttaagctttctgccaatatcagatatgtctatgacatgggaaattttcttgttacttacatccCATGCTAAtctcattagcctacgttagcacAAGCGTCCTGTGGAAGGGACACGAAGAATaccgaagaagttttaacacccctatcttacgataagtgccatatGAATTTAACATCCATCTGCAAGACCACCCGACACGCGGCAATGTTCCCAACAcggccctggggcattgggatatgttTTAGTCCAGAGGAAAAGAGTGCCCCTAGTGGCTGGGTCTCCAAACCACCTCCAGCAGCTTCGCTCCATCCACGATAGCACCCGTAGCATCTGTCATCTAGGACCAGAGATTCGCTACATCTGGTCCCATCAGGACTGACCAGGAGCACCTGCTTGCATCTGTCTCCCGCAGGAATGACCAGGACGACCCTGCCTTGCATTGTTCATCAACGACCAGCCGCAACACGCACCATCACTCCAGCATAGCTGGTTtcccatccaggactgaccagACCACCCTGCTTACGCATCTGTCTCCAtcaggactgaccaggaccgaccctgcttagcatcGCGTCCCCATCCAGGGACGACCAGGACCACCGCTtaagcagcatctggtctcccatccaggactgaccaggaccgaccctgcttagcaatctgtctcccatccaggactgaccaggaccgaccctgcttagcatctgtctcccatccaggactgaccagACCGACCCTGCTTCAAGCATGCTGGTCTCCCCGAtgccagggactgaccaggaccgaccctgcttagcatctggtctcccatccagggactgaccaggaccgaccctgctttagcatctggtctcccaatccaggactgaccaggaccgaccctgcttaagCAGCtcgtctcccatccagggactgaccaggaccgaccctgtcTTAGACATCTGGCTCCcacatccagggactgaccaggaccgaccctgcttagcatcTGGTCATCCCATCCCAGGGATACTGACcagaccgaccctgcttagcatctggtctcccatccagggactgaccaggacgaCCCTGcttagcatctggtctcccatccagggactgaccaggaccgNNNNNNNNNNNNNNNNNNNNNNNNNNNNNNNNNNNNNNNNNNNNNNNNNNNNNNNNNNNNNNNNNNNNNNNNNNNNNNNNNNNNNNNNNNNNNNNNNNNNNNNNNNNNNNNNNNNNNNNNNNNNNNNNNNNNNNNNNNNNNNNNNNNNNNNNNNNNNNNNNNNNNNNNNNNNNNNNNNNNNNNNNNNNNNNNNNNNNNNNNNNNNNNNNNNNNNNNNNNNNNNNNNNNNNNNNNNNNNNNNNNNNNNNNNNNNNNNNNNNNNNNNNNNNNNNNNNNNNNNNNNNNNNNNNNNNNNNNNNNNNNNNNNNNNNNNNNNNNNNNNNNNNNNNNNNNNNNNNNNNNNNNNNNNNNNNNNNNNNNNNNNNNNNNNNNNNNNNNNNNNNNNNNNNNNNNNNNNNNNNNNNNNNNNNNNNNNNNNNNNNNNNNNNNNNNNNNNNNNNNNNNNNNNNNNNNNNNNNNNNNNNNNNNNNNNNNNNNNNNNNNNNNNNNNNNNNNNNNNNNNNNNNNNNNNNNNNNNNNNNNNNNNNNNNNNNNNNNNNNNNNNNNNNNNNNNNNNNNNNNNNNNNNNNNNNNNNNNNNNNNNNNNNNNNNNNNNNNNNNNNNNNNNNNNNNNNNNNNNNNNNNNNNNNNNNNNNNNNNNNNNNNNNNNNNNNNNNNNNNNNNNNNNNNNNNNNNNNNNNNNNNNNNNNNNNNNNNNNNNNNNNNNNNNNNNNNNNNNNNNNNNNNNNNNNNNNNNNNNNNNNNNNNNNNNNNNNNNNNNNNNNNNNNNNNNNNNNNNNNNNNNNNNNNNNNNNNNNNNNNNNNNNNNNNNNNNNNNNNNNNNNNNNNNNNNNNNNNNNNNNNNNNNNNNNNNNNNNNNNNNNNNNNNNNNNNNNNNNNNNNNNNNNNNNNNNNNNNNNNNNNNNNNNNNNNNNNNNNNNNNNNNNNNNNNNNNNNNNNNNNNNNNNNNNNNNNNNNNNNNNNNNNNNNNNNNNNNNNNNNNNNNNNNNNNNNNNNNNNNNNNNNNNNNNNNNNNNNNNNNNNNNNNNNNNNNNNNNNNNNNNNNNNNNNNNNNNNNNNNNNNNNNNNNNNNNNNNNNNNNNNNNNNNNNNNNNNNNNNNNNNNNNNNNNNNNNNNNNNNNNNNNNNNNNNNNNNNNNNNNNNNNNNNNNNNNNNNNNNNNNNNNNNNNNNNNNNNNNNNNNNNNNNNNNNNNNNNNNNNNNNNNNNNNNNNNNNNNNNNNNNNNNNNNNNNNNNNNNNNNNNNNNNNNNNNNNNNNNNNNNNNNNNNNNNNNNNNNNNNNNNNNNNNNNNNNNNNNNNNNNNNNNNNNNNNNNNNNNNNNNNNNNNNNNNNNNNNNNNNNNNNNNNNNNNNNNNNNNNNNNNNNNNNNNNNNNNNNNNNNNNNNNNNNNNNNNNNNNNNNNNNNNNNNNNNNNNNNNNNNNNNNNNNNNNNNNNNNNNNNNNNNNNNNNNNNNNNNNNNNNNNNNNNNNNNNNNNNNNNNNNNNNNNNNNNNNNNNNNNNNNNNNNNNNNNNNNNNNNNNNNNNNNNNNNNNNNNNNNNNNNNNNNNNNNNNNNNNNNNNNNNNNNNNNNNNNNNNNNNNNNNNNNNNNNNNNNNNNNNNNNNNNNNNNNNNNNNNNNNNNNNNNNNNNNNNNNNNNNNNNNNNNNNNNNNNNNNNNNNNNNNNNNNNNNNNNNNNNNNNNNNNNNNNNNNNNNNNNNNNNNNNNNNNNNNNNNNNNNNNNNNNNNNNNNNNNNNNNNNNNNNNNNNNNNNNNNNNNNNNNNNNNNNNNNNNNNNNNNNNNNNNNNNNNNNNNNNNNNNNNNNNNNNNNNNNNNNNNNNNNNNNNNNNNNNNNNNNNNNNNNNNNNNNNNNNNNNNNNNNNNNNNNNNNNNNNNNNNNNNNNNNNNNNNNNNNNNNNNNNNNNNNNNNNNNNNNNNNNNNNNNNNNNNNNNNNNNNNNNNNNNNNNNNNNNNNNNNNNNNNNNNNNNNNNNNNNNNNNNNNNNNNNNNNNNNNNNNNNNNNNNNNNNNNNNNNNNNNNNNNNNNNNNNNNNNNNNNNNNNNNNNNNNNNNNNNNNNNNNNNNNNNNNNNNNNNNNNNNNNNNNNNNNNNNNNNNNNNNNNNNNNNNNNNNNNNNNNNNNNNNNNNNNNNNNNNNNNNNNNNNNNNNNNNNNNNNNNNNNNNNNNNNNNNNNNNNNNNNNNNNNNNNNNNNNNNNNNNNNNNNNNNNNNNNNNNNNNNNNNNNNNNNNNNNNNNNNNNNNNNNNNNNNNNNNNNNNNNNNNNNNNNNNNNNNNNNNNNNNNNNNNNNNNNNNNNNNNNNNNNNNNNNNNNNNNNNNNNNNNNNNNNNNNNNNNNNNNNNNNNNNNNNNNNNNNNNNNNNNNNNNNNNNNNNNNNNNNNNNNNNNNNNNNNNNNNNNNNNNNNNNNNNNNNNNNNNNNNNNNNNNNNNNNNNNNNNNNNNNNNNNNNNNNNNNNNNNNNNNNNNNNNNNNNNNNNNNNNNNNNNNNNNNNNNNNNNNNNNNNNNNNNNNNNNNNNNNNNNNNNNNNNNNNNNNNNNNNNNNNNNNNNNNNNNNNNNNNNNNNNNNNNNNNNNNNNNNNNNNNNNNNNNNNNNNNNNNNNNNNNNNNNNNNNNNNNNNNNNNNNNNNNNNNNNNNNNNNNNNNNNNNNNNNNNNNNNNNNNNNNNNNNNNNNNNNNNNNNNNNNNNNNNNNNNNNNNNNNNNNNNNNNNNNNNNNNNNNNNNNNNNNNNNNNNNNNNNNNNNNNNNNNNNNNNNNNNNNNNNNNNNNNNNNNNNNNNNNNNNNNNNNNNNNNNNNNNNNNNNNNNNNNNNNNNNNNNNNNNNNNNNNNNNNNNNNNNNNNNNNNNNNNNNNNNNNNNNNNNNNNNNNNNNNNNNNNNNNNNNNNNNNNNNNNNNNNNNNNNNNNNNNNNNNNNNNNNNNNNNNNNNNNNNNNNNNNNNNNNNNNNNNNNNNNNNNNNNNNNNNNNNNNNNNNNNNNNNNNNNNNNNNNNNNNNNNNNNNNNNNNNNNNNNNNNNNNNNNNNNNNNNNNNNNNNNNNNNNNNNNNNNNNNNNNNNNNNNNNNNNNNNNNNNNNCATACAGTTTGACACGTACGTTTGATAAATCCTAATGTACGCTCCGCACAGAACGCACttcaactgcctctgcaacgcaatgctgcaaggcaaacgcatcGTTTTCATTGGAAATMAacgtaattctggtgtaccaaaaaaatgcaatgacgctgttgGTGTGATCGAAGCGTTAGGGTCCCCAAAAAGGCCAGGGCCGGCTCTGACTMRATGTGTGGGTACGAAGACCCACAagccactgcagcccctcatTATGAATTCAGATtagtttttttgtggcccccactccaTCCCTGGTATAAGAGATAGAGCCATTTGGCCTTTCAGATACCACTGTATCTCATTCCTATAGCAGTCCTCTGAATGGTTAGGGGAGGGGTTAAAGTTGAACGCTTACACGTTAATCCCCCYTCCACTCCTTCTCGAACCAGGAAGAGACTGAAATAACCAACCAGCTCATCAGGAAGGTCCAGTTGTGACGCAACAGCCTGCGAATCAGAACACAGGAGGATCATCTCTGGTTCATCTTTGTGTGTGTTAGATATGAAACCACAACTCCTATTTTCTGCTCTTACTCGTACAAAACATACGGTAGCTTTAAAAGCATTTTATCCACCGACTGACAGCTATACAGTCTCRGGGCAAGTCCTTCTCGTAACATCATTTTATGGAGAACACTTGACAGCTATATGTTATAGTAACAGCTGTTCAATATAATGGTTCTGAATCCATCTGGGTTGAGAATTCTGAATTCACTTATGGCTGAAGAATATCCAGAGTGAATTCTCTCTCCCTAAGCGTCCATAGGGTTCCTGGTAGTGTTGGTACAGCTATTCATTGTATAAAAACATCCAGTATATTACACTACTGTGTTCACTCTATGAATTCTTCAACACCGATTACTAACATCCGGTAGAAGTCTGAATCTGGATTATAAATCTGTGTGTTTTGAAACCCAGTCGAGACGGTTTACCTCGAGGACGTCCTCTGTCTGGTCGGAGGTCAGGATGTTGACCTCGACCTTCTGGCCGTTAGACAGGTAGATCTCCAGAGGAACCTCTTCGGTTGGGATCTGCTGGGTCTCCTATACGACAGGTTATATACAGgttacagaagacagacagaatgtgTTCCATGACAGACAGTGTAGTCAGTACAGACCAGAGAGTTAGTTCTCTCCAGTCAGGGAAGTAGGTTTTTATCTAGCCCTCTCTTCCTGTAAGAGACACGGGGTAAAGTCAGTATATCTGGATTTTATGCTTCTATGACACCATATAGTTATATAATGTCTTGTTACAGATGTCCTCAAAAAGTATGACAATCCTACATTTACAGGAGGAAGACGACAATAAATTTAKAAGCAGAGCCGCTCGCACATttgccccagcgtcgtccgggttaggggagggtttggccggagggggggggggaggctttacttggctctagcgactccttgtggcaggtcgggtgcctgcaggctgaccacggttgtcagttgaacggtgtttcctctgacacgttggtgcagctggcttccgggttaagcgggcgggagttaagaagcgtggtttggcggggTCATGTTTcgtaggacgcatgactcgaccttcgcctctcctgagcccgttggggagttgcagcgatgagacaagatggtagtcacgaaattgggagaaaaaggggatgaaaatatatatttttttataatacattttaaatgttttttaaaaaatgaataagaaatacaatttttttttttttaagtctaagCAGCTATCCTTCTGcctgcttcctcctcctctcagcttTCGAGCCCATGCTGGGTAAATTAATGTTTAATCTTTCCCTGTCCCCCACTGCTAGACAGGAGGTGTCAGAATGTATCTGGATTgctggggaagtgtgtgtgtgtgtgtgtgtggctccgaTGAAGTGCCAAGGCCAGGCTGGCTGAGAACTCATTCTCTATTCTGCTGTTGTCCTTTCAGCAtgaggtaggagaggagggagggggggagagggaggatgaagggatgcagaggagtgagagaggggaggggggagaaagaggaggatgataaaatagagagatctagagagagacacagggtgtACACCACCTTGAATGACATATCTGATGAAAGTAGATTTACACCATCCAGCCTAGCAGCACAGCCAGGTCACCTCCTGGGGTGAATGATGGCTCTCAGTTCCATGCTCACACTATCAACCAATAGGAAAACTAGCCTTCACTGAGCAGCTATAGCATCCCGCTATGAGCCAATGGGAACACTAGCATTGATTTATTGTGAACATATCATCAATATTCATTCCAATCAATCATTTCAATGTTCCATCTATATGCTAACAAGCAACTGAGGAAGCAGTTTTCTAGGAAGGGAAGGCAGTAAACAAAAAGCTCTGGgtataccaaacacacacacacacacacacacacgcacacacacaaacacacacgctccCTGGCTAGATTCTCTCTGTAACGTGCTCTTCTATGTTTTAgagaataaatataaaataccATTCAACGTAAGAATGTTTTTACATCATGACttgacatactgtatgatagTAATGTACACACAATAACTCCTCTCACATTTAAAACGTCTGTTCTTCATTCGTTTATGGCAGATTACAGTAAAAAAACGTTAGAGAGGATTCAACGCCAACACTGGCTGGGTGTAACTGGGCGGAGAGAGGATTCAACTCCTACACTGGCTGGGTGTAACTGGGCGGAAGAGGATTCAACTCTACACTGGCTGGTGTGTAAGACGGGCGGAGAGAGGATCAACTCCTACACTGGCTGGGTTAACTGGGCGGAGAGAGGATCAACTCCTACATGGCGTGGGTGTAACTGTGGCGGAGAAGGATTCAACTCCTACACTGGCTGGGTTAACTGGGCGAGAGGATTCAACTCCTACACTGGCTGGTGTAACtgggtactggaggagaggatTCAACTCCTACACTGCGGGTGTAACTGGGCGGAGAGGATTCAACTCTACTGGCTGGGTGTACTGGCGGAAGAGGATTCACTCCTACACTGCTGGGTGTAACTGGGCGGAGAGAGGATTCAACTCCTACACTGGCTGGTGTAACTGGGAGAGGGAATTCAACTCCTACACTGGCTGGGTGTAACTGGCGGAGAGAGGATTCAACTCCTACACTGGCTGCGTGTGAACTGGCGAGAGAGGATTCAACTCCTACACGGCGGTGTAACTGGCGGAGAGAGATTCAACTCCTACACTGGCGGTGTAACTGGGCGGAGAGAGGATCAACTCCTACACTGCGGGTGTAACTGGCGGAGAGAGGATTCAACCTACACTGGCGGGTGTAACTGGGCGGAGAGAGGATTCAACTCCTACACTGGCTGGGTGTAACTGGCGGAGAGAGATTCAACTCCTACACTGCCGGTTGAACTGGGCGGAGAGAGGATTCAACTCCTACACTGCGGGGAACTGGGCGGAGAGAGGATTCAACTCCTACACTGTGGGTGTTAACTGGGCGGAGAGAGGATTCAACTCCTACACTGCTGGTGTAACTGGCGGAGAGAGGATTCAACTCCTACACTGGCTGGGTGAACTGGGCGGAGAGAGAATTCAACTCCTACACTGCGGATGTAACTGGGCGGAGAAGGATTCAATCCAACACTGGCTGGTACTGTGCGGAGAAGGATTCAACTCCACACTGGCTGGTGTAACTGGGCGGAGAAGAGGATTCAACCCTACATGGCTGGTGTAACTGGGCGGAGAGAGGATTCACCCCTACACTGGCTCGGTGTGTACCTGCGAGAGAGATCACTCCACACTGGCTGGTGACTGGGCAGTTCAACGAAAGGTGTGAGTTGGTCACAGAGTGATGTGCTGAAACAGATCGGTGTAACATATACATAGAGATCACACACACCAGAATAGAACCGTTGAGCAGCCTTCCCCCAAAAAACCTTGCCTGCTTCTCCACCATGCTGCTTTTCTTCCCTTCCACCAGcaccacacgcacccacacacacacaccacacccacccacgTGTTAACTAGGAGAACTTGTGAATGTCAAAACTGTGGCTGAAAACATTACCAAGACTTAAGCAAATTACTGATCAGCGGTGGTGTTTGGTATTTGTCCACATGGCTGAACAGAGCAGCTAACAGCTCGCTGAGAGCTCTGTGACGTAGAACAAACTGACACACACCTTATACACACTGCTGAGACACTGAACTGGACTCTGACTCTCTGTACCTTAGCACGCACAACAACTGATGCTACTAACTTATTATTATTGCCTAAACTCTGCACAATGTAAAACACCCATCCCCTTCCCGAAACATAATAATTGGTGATGCCTTCCTGTATTatgaaatataataataataataataaatactagtatatataaactcagcaaaaaaagaaacatccctttttcaggaccatttTGAAAATTCGCTTaaagaaatccaaataacttcacagatcttcattgtaaagtgttttaaCACTGGTTCCAAGCTTGCTTCAATGAACCTAAACAATAATGAACGCAcctggaacggtcgttaagacactaacagcttacagacggtagccaataaggtcacagttatgaaacttaggacactaaagaggcctttctacatgtctctgaaaaacaccaaagaaaagaTGCCCAGGTCCCTGTCATCTGTCATACGCgtaacgtgccttaggcatgcttgcaaggaggcatgaggactgcagatgtgccaACGGGCAATAATTGCaattccgtactgtgagacgcctaagacagcgctacagggaacaGGACGACGCTGattcatcctcgcagtggcagaccatgtgtaacaacacctgcacagtatCGATACATccgaaacatcacacctgcgggacagtacAGATGTCAACAAcacactgcccgagttacaccaggaacgacAATCCCTCATCAGGCTCAGACGGCCTGCGAAAaagctgagagaggctagactgagggttgtaggcctgttgtaaggcaggtcctcaacagacatcaccagcaaaacAACTCGCCTATGGGCAAAACCCCACCGtcgctgaccagacaggactggcaaaaagtgctcttcactgatgagtcaatGTTTGATCTCACCAGGGTGATGTCGGTATCACGTTTATCATAGAAGGAATGAACATTACAtcgagcctgtactctggagcgacttgatttggaggtggagggtcctcaTGGTACTGAGGGCAGtgttcacagcatcattggactggcttgttgtcattgcagcaatctcaacgctgtgcttacaggaagacatcctcctccctcattggtacccttcctgcaggctcatcctcacATAACGCCCACCAGCcaaactgctcgttctgtgcgtgatttcctgcaagacagaagtgtcagtgttctgccatgccagcgaagagcccggatctcaatgccATTGAGCActctgggacctgttagatcggagggtgagggctaggcattccccccaaaatgtccggaacttgcagatgccttggtggaaggtGGGTAAGTCTTCACAGCAAGAGACTGGCAAATCTGCTGCAGTCCATGTGGaggaatgcactgcagtacttaatgcagctggtgccacaccagatactgactgttagttttgattttgaccccccctttggtcaggacacattattcaatttctgtcagtcacatgtctgtgaacttgttcagtttatgtctcagttgttacaATTTTAAGTTATGttcacaaatatttacacattttagtttgctgaaaataaaactcAGTTACAGAGTTTATATATCTATTCTACCGAGCATTGCTTATTATTCATATTTTCTTATCTCTTATTTTGTTTCATATGGAGAGAACCTGCAAGGAAGCATTCATTGACGGTTACTCCATGGCATCAGTACATACGACTTATATAACTTGAAACACCCACAGCTTCCTGATTTGAACTGACACACACGCCTCCTGACGAGACGTCCTACGTAGAACAGAACTGTTCTGAACATAGATCAGCTACGTAAGAACAGAACAAATACACAGCCGGGAGTAAAGGACAGCTAGCTACACACAGAACAGTKACAAAGCCAGGGGTAATAACAACTAGCTACAGTACCAACCTGCTGGGCTTTCCTTAGAAAGCTGTTGAACATCTCGGAGGTGCCGAGCATGGGGTCCTGCCGCActgttggaagagagagagagagaagatt
It encodes:
- the LOC112079203 gene encoding sorting nexin-17-like, with translation MLGTSEMFNSFLRKAQQETQQIPTEEVPLEIYLSNGQKVEVNILTSDQTEDVLEAVASQLDLPDELVGYFSLFLVREGVEGGLTCKRSTLTPPLTIQRTAIGMRYSGI